A window of Gouania willdenowi chromosome 12, fGouWil2.1, whole genome shotgun sequence contains these coding sequences:
- the tsc1b gene encoding LOW QUALITY PROTEIN: TSC complex subunit 1b (The sequence of the model RefSeq protein was modified relative to this genomic sequence to represent the inferred CDS: inserted 2 bases in 1 codon), whose translation MTREQPNVGDLLPFLETSDLHQLEEIRGHINEQLSTERGSVLLNELVDYFLETNSTQATHILCSVREPHDKHLLDKMNDCMTKQACRLPTLTLLGHVVRKQPSWIHKIARYPLLLSLLKCLKSDTDVVVLITGVLVLITLLPMIPQAGKQHLWEYFDIFGRLASWNLKNPGHVSEVYLIHLHASVYSLFHRLYGMYPCNFVSYLRSHYSMKENMETFQEVVKPMLKHVRIHPELVTGTKDHELDPTRWKRYEIHDIVIECAKVSLDPKEASCEEGYATMPENFYPHIHLRAQDCTPSPYTDLHSSYGSSSSTPFSTPRQPFPPPLSLPALSGTQTSYRSPQTSRRQNSTCELNSSYGGKDPLWSPSSLCGMATPPSSRGMSPNLEPSHSVSHLPSRFHCTSGGKGTPATSSPPPNHSDDFPIISLPTTSVQSSPPRKDRRQGESVKPALVRQEQVKETEKSGDATTSGDPATAESLSMTLTELSVFMKKQELELQLRTEKEKEEAAITEELLKINEDQQEVSVLRGFDSPFYHTTETLTGFQAQDKPLPTPHPAGPVRSLSTPDRGGNVPNNSLERGGRGDGGPGLEQSWSFQSGFTPIDHHLHRSPSAPDDDPGKFGVFLPSPGSKTPASVPYESFFDLALPRAASLFLGQKTSEAVHKDAMKRLVQKEEGLADREEEGGVSASPLEVLDRLVQQGSDAHDKVLQRLPLPSKSADWTHFGGSAPVDELHTLRSQLLLLHNQLLFERYKREQHAIRNRRLLRRIINTTALEEQNNAMKDQLNLQSVDLLSLRDSLQVEQQRYRQLWDDRETMVTRLHTQIRQLQQGRDDYYTRTQELQSKLQECQKRTDQLEAELQRANNRVCHTGHLLNQMTVKLRNSEGTQQQMSFLNKQLLLLGEAQKLSKQELQHTGTDNSKELQMLQMSHRKEVETLKTSLLLQGQKVEATSRXVSELETHLSKKEHLIAEQKKFLEDVKCQAKAELQASDHRYETQRRITQLLQTELLQLYSQVEMEAPPLAPPTCPPHGRDDQRSQSDKSACRRRARPDSPQGNGSTLSTQQPKANNSSKSLAHSLNGSTAPPPSRPRPAGDAPLTVGSYPSTNSFLGMRARELFRNKSESQCDEEPPPRLAGLAHGLKTDLCVEPLCSAPPPAALPPPRAAPSKEPRQRSNNQESPRRKAGLGGGRSQASSGRANQQLKIMDYNETRHERS comes from the exons CACCTTCTAGACAAGATGAACGATTGTATGACCAAACAGGCGTGTCGTCTTCCCACGCTCACCCTCCTGGGCCACGTCGTACGTAAGCAGCCGTCCTGGATCCACAAGATTGCCAGATACCCCCTGCTGCTGTCTCTGCTCAAATGCCTCAAG TCGGACACAGACGTGGTGGTGCTAATAACGGGAGTGTTGGTGCTGATCACTCTCCTGCCCATGATTCCTCAGGCCGGGAAACAACACCTCTGGGAATACTTTGACATCTTTGGGCGTCTGGCGTCCTGGAACCTGAAGAATCCAG GTCACGTGTCTGAGGTCTATCTGATCCACCTCCACGCCAGCGTGTATTCTCTGTTCCACCGGCTCTACGGCATGTATCCATGTAACTTTGTGTCCTACCTGCGCTCCCACTACAGCATGAAGGAAAACATGGAGACGTTCCAGGAAGTAGTGAAG CCCATGCTGAAACACGTACGCATTCACCCAGAGCTGGTGACGGGAACCAAGGACCACGAGTTGGACCCCACACG GTGGAAAAGATATGAAATCCACGACATCGTCATCGAATGTGCCAAAGTGTCTTTGGACCCCAAGGAGGCGTCGTGTGAGGAGGGCTACGCCACCATGCCTGAGAACTTCTACCCACACATCCACCTCCGAGCACAGGACTGCACACCCAGCCCCTACACAGACCTGCACAGCAGCTACG gaAGTTCCTCTTCGACGCCATTCTCCACGCCGCGACAGCCATTTCCCCCGCCCCTGTCTTTACCTGCTTTATCAGGGACACAGACGTCCTACCGTAGCCCTCAGACCTCCAGACGGCAG AACTCCACCTGTGAACTGAACTCTTCCTATGGAGGGAAGGACCCTCTGTGGAGCCCCTCCTCACTGTGCGGCATGGCTACGCCCCCTTCCTCCAGGGGCATGTCGCCCAACTTGGAGCCGTCCCACAGTGTCTCACACCTCCCCTCACGCTTCCACTGCACGTCAG GGGGAAAAGGCACACCCGCCACCTCCTCGCCACCCCCCAACCACTCAGACGACTTCCCCATCATCTCCTTACCAACCACCTCAGTCCAGTCCAGTCCACCCAGAAAG GATCGGAGACAGGGGGAGAGTGTGAAGCCAGCGCTGGTCAGACAGGAACAAGTGAAGGAAACGGAGAAGAGTGGAGACGCTACCACGAGTGGAG ACCCAGCCACAGCCGAGAGCCTCTCCATGACTCTGACGGAGCTGTCGGTCTTCATGAAGAAACAGGAGCTGGAGCTTCAGCTGCGGAccgagaaagaaaaggaggagg ctgccaTAACGGAGGAGCTTCTGAAGATTAATGAAGACCAGCAGGAAGTGTCTGTCCTGAGGGGCTTTGACTCCCCGTTCTATCACACCACTGAAACACTGACAGGCTTCCAGGCTCAGGACAAGCCCCTCCCCACCCCTCACCCTGCAGGTCCCGTCAGGTCCTTATCCACACCAGATAGAGGCGGGAACGTTCCTAATAACAGCTTAGAacgaggaggacgaggagatgGTGGTCCAGGTCTGGAGCAGTCCTGGTCCTTCCAGTCTGGGTTCACCCCCatcgatcaccacctccatcgAAGCCCGTCGGCCCCAGACGACGATCCAGGGAAGTTTGGGGTGTTCCTGCCCAGTCCAGGCAGTAAGACCCCTGCCTCAGTGCCCTACGAGTCCTTCTTTGACCTGGCGCTGCCCAGAGCCGCGTCACTGTTTCTGGGACAGAAAACATCTGAGGCAGTTCACAAGGACGCCATGAAGAGGCTGGTGCAGAAGGAGGAGGGGCTAGCGGacagggaggaggaggggggggtgtCTGCGTCACCACTGGAGGTGCTGGATCGCCTGGTTCAGCAGGGGAGTGATGCCCACGATAAAGTGCTacagag ATTACCTTTGCCCAGTAAATCAGCAGACTGGACTCACTTTGGAG gCTCTGCTCCTGTGGACGAGCTGCACACGCTGCGcagtcagctgctgctgctgcacaaccAGCTGCTGTTTGAGCGCTATAAGAGGGAGCAGCACGCCATACGCAACAGACGCCTCCTCAGACGCATCATCAACACCACCGCCCTGGAGGAGCAGAACAACGCCATG aaGGACCAGCTGAATCTGCAGAGCGTGGACCTCCTGTCTCTGAGGGACAGTCTGCAGGTGGAGCAGCAGCGCTACAGACAGCTTTGGGATGACAGGGAGACCATGGTGACCAGGCTTCACACTCAGATCAGACAGCTGCAGCAGGGACGAGATGATTACTACACCAGGACCCAGGAGCTGCAG AGCAAACTGCAGGAGTGCCAGAAAAGGACGGACCAGCTGGAGGCGGAGCTTCAGAGAGCCAATAACAGAGTGTGTCACACCGGTCACCTCCTCAACCAAATGACTGTCAAG CTGAGGAACAGTGAGGGCACTCAGCAGCAGATGAGTTTCCTCAACaagcagctgctgctcctcGGTGAAGCTCAGAAGTTGTCCAAACAGGAGCTCCAGCACACGGGCACCGACAACTCCAAG GAGCTCCAAATGCTCCAGATGTCTCATAGAAAGGAGGTGGAGACCCTGAAGACCAGCCTGCTGCTCCAGGGTCAGAAGGTGGAGGCCACCAGCAG GGTGTCAGAGCTGGAGACCCATCTGTCCAAGAAGGAGCACCTCATTGCTGAGCAGAAGAAGTTTCTGGAAGACGTCAAATGTCAGGCCAA GGCGGAGCTACAGGCGTCTGACCACAGGTATGAGACCCAGAGGaggatcactcagctgctgcagACGGAGCTCCTGCAGCTCTACAGCCAGGTGGAGATGGAGGCTCCGCCCCTCGCCCCCCCCACCTGTCCACCACACGGCAGGGACGACCAGCGCTCTCAGTCGGACAAAAG CGCTTGCAGACGTCGAGCGCGTCCCGACTCCCCTCAGGGTAACGGCAGCACGTTGTCGACGCAGCAACCAAAGGCCAACAATTCTTCCAAGTCATTGGCCCACTCCCTGAACGGCAGCACAGCCCCGCCTCCATCGCGGCCTCGCCCTGCGGGCGACGCCCCTCTCACTGTGGGCTCCTACCCCAGCACCAACAGCTTCCTGGGCATGAGGGCGCGAGAGCTATTCCGCAACAAGAGCGAGAGCCAGTGCGACGAGGAGCCGCCGCCGCGCCTCGCCGGGCTGGCCCACGGGTTGAAGACCGATCTGTGTGTTGAGCCGCTGTGCTCGGCCCCTCCCCCCGCCGCTCTTCCTCCGCCTCGTGCCGCGCCCTCCAAGGAGcccaggcagaggagcaacaaCCAGGAGAGTCCACGTAGGAAGGCGGGGCTGGGTGGGGGGCGTAGCCAGGCTAGCTCAGGGCGGGCCAATCAGCAGCTAAAGATCATGGACTACAATGAGACGCGTCACGAGCGCAGTTAG